The following coding sequences are from one Vulpes vulpes isolate BD-2025 chromosome 12, VulVul3, whole genome shotgun sequence window:
- the LOC112922989 gene encoding lipocalin Can f 6.0101 has protein sequence MRVFVKDIEVLSNSSLIFTMHTKVNGKCTKISLICNKTEKDGEYDVVYDGYNLFRIIETAYEHYIIFHLNNINQKQNFQLMELYARKPDVSPKVKEKFVRYCQGMEIPKENILDLTQVDRCLQARQSEAAQVSSAE, from the exons ATGAGGGTTTTTGTGAAAGACATTGAAGTCCTGAGCAACTCTTCTCTGATCTTTACAATGCATACAAA AGTGAATGGAAAGTGTACTAAAATTTCTCTGATTtgtaacaaaacagaaaaggatgGTGAATATGATGTTGTGt ATGATGGATAcaatttatttagaataattgAAACAGCCTATGAGCACTATATTATATTTCATCTTAATAATATCAACCAGAAACAGAACTTCCAACTGATGGAGCTCTATG CCCGAAAACCAGATGTGAGTCCAAAAGTCAAGGAAAAGTTTGTGAGATATTGCCAAGGAATGGAAATTCCTAAGGAAAACATACTTGACCTGACCCAAGTTG ATCGCTGTCTCCAGGCCCGACAGAGTGAAgcagcccaggtctccag TGCTGAGTGA